The following coding sequences are from one Enterococcus sp. 4G2_DIV0659 window:
- the rfbC gene encoding dTDP-4-dehydrorhamnose 3,5-epimerase has translation MKVIDTKLQDVKIIEMDVFGDHRGFFTESYSKEKFAAHGLDFDFVQDNHSLSSEAGVLRGLHFQKGEAAQTKLIRVVTGAVLDVIVDIRKGSPTYGQWEGYILSEHNHRQLLVPKGYAHGFVTLTPNVNFMYKCDNYYNAPADGGIAFDDPDLAIDWPIDIAKAITSDKDKKHPTLKEFEAENPFVYGEI, from the coding sequence ATGAAAGTAATTGATACGAAACTACAAGATGTAAAAATTATTGAGATGGACGTTTTTGGCGATCATCGTGGTTTTTTTACAGAAAGTTATTCTAAAGAAAAGTTTGCGGCACATGGGTTAGATTTTGATTTTGTACAAGATAATCACTCTCTTTCAAGTGAAGCAGGTGTGCTCAGAGGCTTGCACTTTCAAAAAGGTGAAGCAGCTCAAACGAAATTGATTCGTGTGGTGACGGGGGCAGTTTTAGATGTAATCGTGGATATTCGTAAAGGTAGCCCAACTTATGGACAATGGGAAGGCTATATTTTATCAGAACACAACCATCGTCAATTATTAGTGCCTAAAGGCTATGCCCATGGTTTTGTGACATTGACACCAAACGTTAACTTTATGTATAAATGTGATAATTATTATAATGCACCAGCAGATGGTGGGATTGCGTTTGATGATCCAGATTTAGCGATTGATTGGCCGATTGACATTGCCAAAGCCATCACTTCTGACAAGGATAAAAAACATCCAACATTGAAAGAATTTGAAGCAGAAAATCCATTTGTTTATGGTGAAATTTAA
- the rfbB gene encoding dTDP-glucose 4,6-dehydratase: MKKIIVTGGAGFIGSNFVHYVVNNHPEVHVTVLDKLTYAGNEKNLEGLPKDRVELVVGDIADAQLVDRLVKETDAVVHYAAESHNDNSLNDPFPFVQTNIIGTYTLIEACRKHDVRYHHVSTDEVYGDLPLREDLPGNGEGAGEKFTAETPYNPSSPYSSTKAGSDLLVKAWGRSFGLKATISNCSNNYGPYQHIEKFIPRQITNVLSGITPKLYGAGKNVRDWIHTNDHSSAVWTILTKGKIGETYLIGADGEEDNKTVMELILELMGQPKDAYEHVNDRPGHDLRYAIDSTKLREELGWTPEFTNFRDGLADTIQWYTENEDWWSADKAAVEANYAKNGQ, translated from the coding sequence ATGAAAAAAATTATTGTTACTGGTGGAGCGGGATTCATCGGATCGAATTTTGTTCATTATGTAGTGAACAATCATCCAGAAGTTCATGTAACTGTATTAGATAAATTAACCTATGCTGGAAATGAAAAGAATCTTGAGGGACTTCCTAAAGATCGCGTTGAATTGGTTGTTGGCGATATTGCCGATGCACAACTAGTTGATCGTTTAGTGAAAGAAACTGATGCGGTGGTTCATTATGCAGCAGAATCTCATAACGATAACTCATTAAATGATCCATTTCCATTTGTACAAACGAATATTATTGGCACATACACGTTAATTGAAGCTTGCCGTAAACATGATGTTCGTTATCACCATGTGTCTACGGATGAGGTTTATGGTGATTTACCATTACGTGAAGACTTGCCTGGAAATGGTGAAGGAGCAGGCGAAAAATTCACTGCTGAAACACCTTACAATCCATCAAGCCCTTATTCTTCAACAAAAGCAGGATCAGATCTTTTAGTGAAAGCTTGGGGACGTTCATTTGGATTAAAAGCAACAATTTCTAATTGTTCAAATAATTATGGTCCATACCAACATATTGAAAAATTCATCCCACGTCAAATCACCAATGTTTTAAGTGGTATCACACCGAAATTATATGGTGCTGGTAAAAACGTTCGGGACTGGATTCATACAAATGATCACTCTTCAGCCGTTTGGACAATTTTAACCAAAGGGAAAATCGGTGAAACATACTTAATTGGTGCTGATGGAGAAGAAGATAATAAAACAGTTATGGAATTGATATTAGAATTGATGGGACAACCTAAAGATGCTTATGAGCATGTAAATGATCGTCCTGGACATGATTTACGTTATGCAATTGATTCTACAAAATTACGTGAAGAATTAGGTTGGACACCAGAATTTACTAATTTCCGTGATGGATTAGCAGATACTATTCAGTGGTATACAGAAAATGAAGACTGGTGGTCAGCAGATAAAGCGGCTGTAGAAGCAAACTACGCAAAAAACGGTCAATAA
- the rfbD gene encoding dTDP-4-dehydrorhamnose reductase: MILLTGAKGQLGTELRHFLDEQNLSYVATDSKELDITNEEQTMTVISDLKPDLIYHCAAYTAVDKAEDEGKELDEKINVDGTRNVAIAAQAVGATLVYISTDYVFDGTKKDDVYKTDDSTNPQNEYGRTKLLGEQIVQDIMDKYYIIRTSWVFGQYGHNFVFTMQKLAETRDQLTVVDDQFGRPTWTRTLAEFMVFVIKEKAPYGIYHLSNDNSCSWYEFAKEILKDRDVEVLPVDSSQFPQKATRPKYSVMDLEKTKNLGFVIPTWEEALETMLTSIAK; encoded by the coding sequence ATGATACTTTTAACAGGTGCTAAGGGACAATTAGGGACAGAATTACGTCATTTTTTAGATGAGCAAAATTTGTCGTATGTAGCGACTGACTCAAAAGAATTGGATATTACCAATGAAGAACAAACAATGACAGTTATTAGTGATTTAAAACCTGATTTAATCTATCATTGTGCAGCGTATACAGCTGTGGATAAAGCAGAGGATGAAGGCAAAGAGTTAGATGAGAAAATAAATGTCGATGGTACACGTAATGTAGCGATTGCTGCTCAAGCAGTTGGCGCAACATTAGTATATATCAGTACGGATTATGTATTTGATGGAACGAAAAAAGATGATGTTTATAAAACAGATGATTCAACAAATCCACAAAACGAGTATGGTCGCACGAAATTATTGGGCGAACAAATCGTTCAAGACATTATGGATAAATATTATATTATCCGCACATCATGGGTGTTTGGTCAATATGGACATAACTTTGTTTTCACTATGCAAAAATTAGCGGAAACACGTGACCAATTGACTGTTGTGGATGATCAATTTGGACGTCCGACTTGGACTAGAACGCTAGCTGAATTTATGGTGTTTGTGATTAAAGAAAAAGCGCCATATGGAATCTATCATTTATCAAATGATAATAGTTGTAGTTGGTATGAATTCGCTAAGGAAATTTTGAAAGATAGAGATGTTGAAGTCTTGCCTGTGGATTCAAGTCAGTTTCCACAAAAAGCCACAAGACCTAAGTATTCTGTGATGGATCTTGAAAAAACTAAAAATTTAGGCTTTGTAATTCCTACATGGGAAGAAGCGTTAGAAACTATGTTGACATCCATTGCAAAATAA
- a CDS encoding DUF2142 domain-containing protein codes for MFVISADKKKNLYKLLTLLFGCMIFVLLIELLVFNFSYFKYGRISEDITNLTLENIEKKGENTYKLINKAVEGKIVIPSTKSGATKLSFIPSVDPGPDAKVKITSPGTDYGERKIQDSLEVIKIIDKKNPLTLTFQNVGDREFQIANVKRTNKFHFNLIRFFVSLSLVIFVVLIASGLFKGRYEYFSVFSIILFGSLLSILMPVGQTMDERAHIIKSISVAEGNLFFENGDKLQLPAGFETMYVEEPYTTYEEFRDMYNKNSAKGTLIPIEEKKETSAVTYPFFSYVFSGIGVKVAMLFHLPMIFYVWLARIFNVLAYGLLAFFAIKKIPYGKRVMAFFAAQPVMLYLAASIGVDALLVSVVMLGFAQIMRIRYQKSHIKLSEFILIAVCFSMAIIIKVVYAPVLVLFFLLGRDSFKNKKAQWILYSTLSLLLFVVALLVYKYSSDMGINQWKLPNVDSDKQMTNIIKNPIGYLKMLVVFFSTNSVGYLTSTFGLMGYVLVINPLVTLLNICVTVFLCLFDYQEAQTKENVYFNLKEKTIVGFTILSMIILSATALYITFTPVGALKVDGYQARYLTPMALLGMYMLTSRKLESKNSEKTIDRVTFFGIALLLIFVFIQILIKYYF; via the coding sequence ATGTTTGTCATTTCTGCAGATAAAAAGAAAAATTTATATAAATTACTGACGTTACTTTTTGGCTGTATGATTTTTGTATTGTTGATTGAGCTGTTAGTGTTTAATTTTTCCTATTTTAAATATGGACGTATTAGTGAGGATATAACTAATTTAACACTTGAGAATATTGAAAAAAAAGGAGAAAATACCTACAAACTGATTAACAAAGCGGTTGAAGGTAAAATAGTTATTCCGAGTACTAAAAGTGGGGCCACAAAACTTTCCTTCATACCATCAGTTGATCCGGGTCCGGATGCTAAGGTAAAGATTACCAGTCCAGGAACGGATTATGGTGAACGAAAGATTCAAGATTCATTAGAAGTAATTAAAATCATTGATAAAAAAAATCCGTTGACATTAACGTTTCAAAATGTTGGAGACCGAGAGTTTCAAATTGCCAATGTGAAACGAACGAATAAATTTCATTTTAACTTGATTCGATTTTTTGTTTCGTTGTCGTTAGTTATTTTCGTAGTGCTGATTGCCAGTGGACTATTTAAGGGACGTTATGAGTATTTTTCTGTTTTTTCTATTATTTTATTTGGTTCGTTATTATCTATACTCATGCCCGTTGGACAAACGATGGACGAACGGGCTCATATTATAAAAAGTATTTCTGTAGCAGAAGGAAACTTATTCTTTGAAAATGGGGACAAGTTACAGTTACCTGCCGGTTTTGAAACGATGTATGTAGAGGAACCTTATACCACTTATGAAGAATTTAGAGATATGTACAATAAAAACAGTGCTAAAGGAACATTAATACCAATAGAAGAAAAGAAAGAAACGTCTGCTGTGACGTATCCATTTTTCTCTTATGTTTTTAGTGGAATAGGTGTGAAAGTAGCAATGTTGTTCCACCTGCCCATGATTTTTTATGTATGGCTTGCCAGAATATTTAATGTCTTGGCTTACGGATTATTAGCATTTTTCGCGATCAAAAAGATACCTTATGGTAAAAGAGTAATGGCATTTTTTGCTGCACAGCCAGTGATGTTGTATCTTGCTGCATCCATTGGAGTAGATGCATTACTAGTGAGTGTGGTCATGCTAGGGTTTGCACAAATTATGCGAATACGCTATCAAAAATCACATATAAAACTATCAGAATTTATCTTGATTGCTGTCTGTTTTAGTATGGCAATTATTATTAAGGTGGTTTATGCACCAGTACTGGTTCTGTTTTTCTTATTGGGAAGAGACAGCTTTAAAAATAAAAAAGCGCAGTGGATATTATACAGTACATTATCGCTATTGCTCTTTGTTGTCGCTCTCTTAGTTTATAAATACTCATCTGATATGGGGATCAATCAGTGGAAATTACCGAATGTTGATTCTGACAAACAGATGACAAATATTATCAAAAATCCGATAGGCTATCTAAAAATGCTCGTTGTTTTCTTTTCAACGAATAGTGTTGGCTACTTAACTTCAACCTTTGGTCTAATGGGGTATGTGTTGGTGATCAATCCTTTAGTTACTCTTTTAAATATTTGTGTAACAGTATTCTTGTGCTTATTCGATTATCAAGAAGCTCAAACAAAAGAGAATGTTTATTTTAATTTAAAAGAAAAAACTATTGTCGGCTTTACTATTTTAAGTATGATTATTTTGAGTGCTACAGCACTCTATATCACGTTTACCCCTGTGGGAGCACTTAAGGTTGATGGATATCAGGCACGGTATCTAACACCGATGGCACTTTTGGGAATGTACATGTTGACTTCACGAAAATTAGAATCTAAAAATAGTGAAAAGACAATAGATAGAGTAACATTTTTCGGAATTGCGTTACTACTTATATTCGTTTTTATTCAAATATTAATAAAATACTATTTTTAA
- a CDS encoding glycosyltransferase family 2 protein, which yields MRVLLVIPAYNEEENILNTIMSIENFKKENNHKYSYTIDYVVINDGSTDKTQEILERNEINAVHLVMNLGIGGAVQTGYRYAEENDYDIAVQFDGDGQHDIHSLDVVLQPIIKKEADFVIGSRFLPEEKAAFQTTFMRRVGIKILSFLIYLSSRVKIYDVTSGYRACNKEIIAYFSKKYPMSYPEPESTVHLLKKKFKIKEVAVNMMERAGGESSIRSFTSVKYMFEVSIAILVSSFMGEGD from the coding sequence GTGCGTGTTCTTTTAGTTATTCCTGCATATAATGAAGAAGAAAATATTTTAAATACAATTATGTCAATTGAAAATTTTAAAAAAGAGAATAATCATAAATATTCTTATACAATTGATTATGTTGTCATTAATGACGGCTCAACAGATAAAACCCAAGAGATTTTAGAAAGAAATGAAATCAATGCAGTTCACTTAGTGATGAATTTGGGTATTGGAGGAGCTGTTCAAACGGGATACAGATACGCAGAAGAAAACGATTATGATATTGCGGTTCAGTTTGATGGAGACGGGCAACATGATATCCACAGTTTGGATGTTGTATTACAACCAATCATAAAAAAAGAAGCTGACTTTGTTATTGGTTCACGTTTTTTACCTGAAGAAAAAGCTGCTTTTCAGACAACGTTTATGCGTAGAGTTGGCATTAAAATCTTATCTTTTTTAATCTATCTGTCATCAAGAGTCAAAATTTATGATGTGACTTCAGGATACAGAGCTTGTAACAAAGAAATTATAGCCTACTTTTCAAAAAAATATCCTATGAGTTATCCAGAACCAGAATCAACAGTGCATTTATTAAAGAAAAAATTTAAAATCAAAGAAGTTGCTGTAAATATGATGGAACGTGCTGGTGGAGAGTCATCTATTCGTTCATTTACTTCTGTTAAGTACATGTTTGAAGTAAGTATTGCAATTCTTGTCTCAAGTTTTATGGGGGAGGGAGACTAA
- a CDS encoding DUF2304 domain-containing protein produces MSVVLRMELLVFSLLFFVYIIRSINKNIFLLKNAIRWLFISMGLVIVAVFPKLPEWLGVKLGFETTSNFLLIVAIFILLFIEVKNSALLSKQQNQIKLLIQELSILKDKKEKK; encoded by the coding sequence ATGAGCGTTGTTTTAAGAATGGAGTTGTTAGTTTTTTCACTACTCTTTTTTGTATATATTATTCGTTCAATCAACAAAAATATCTTTTTATTGAAAAATGCTATTCGATGGTTATTTATTTCTATGGGACTAGTCATTGTTGCTGTTTTTCCAAAACTACCTGAATGGTTGGGTGTCAAACTTGGCTTTGAGACAACCTCTAACTTTTTGCTGATTGTTGCAATATTTATCTTATTGTTTATCGAAGTAAAAAATTCTGCATTGTTATCAAAACAGCAAAATCAAATAAAATTATTAATTCAAGAACTTTCAATATTAAAAGATAAAAAGGAGAAAAAATAA
- a CDS encoding ABC transporter permease, whose translation MIRATLSIFKNIFENRKLLLQFSFNDFKAKYAGSALGIIWAFITPLVTVLTYWFVFSQIRTRGANEEYPFIVYLVTGLIPWFFFSDSLLSATNVFREYSYLVKKVVFNVQILPTSKILSSLYTHLFFIVIGFGITSLSGIYPALQSLQLVYYLFCMIIFLTGVTWLTASTQPFLPDIMQFINVAMQTIMWTLPILWSPSGWIEKVLKLNPLYYIIQGYRDSFTGGAWFWEHWQYGLYFWGFTIVLLLIGSTVFRRLKPHFSDVL comes from the coding sequence ATGATACGAGCAACACTCTCTATTTTTAAAAATATTTTTGAAAATAGAAAACTGTTATTACAGTTTTCATTTAATGATTTTAAAGCTAAATATGCAGGTTCTGCACTAGGAATTATTTGGGCGTTCATAACACCTCTTGTAACAGTATTGACTTATTGGTTTGTTTTTTCGCAAATTCGTACAAGAGGAGCAAATGAGGAGTACCCGTTTATTGTTTATCTGGTGACAGGTTTGATTCCATGGTTCTTTTTCTCTGATTCATTATTGTCTGCGACAAATGTTTTTAGAGAGTACAGCTATCTTGTAAAAAAAGTAGTATTCAATGTGCAAATTTTACCGACATCGAAGATTTTATCTAGTTTATATACACATCTCTTTTTTATTGTCATTGGTTTTGGTATTACTTCGTTGAGTGGTATCTATCCAGCGTTGCAAAGTTTACAATTGGTTTATTACTTATTCTGCATGATTATCTTTTTGACAGGTGTTACTTGGTTAACAGCTTCTACACAACCGTTTTTACCAGACATCATGCAATTTATTAATGTGGCGATGCAAACGATTATGTGGACACTTCCAATTTTGTGGTCACCTTCTGGGTGGATTGAAAAGGTATTGAAATTGAACCCTCTATACTACATTATTCAAGGATATAGAGATTCGTTTACAGGTGGGGCGTGGTTTTGGGAGCATTGGCAATACGGATTGTATTTCTGGGGCTTTACTATCGTTCTCTTACTAATTGGTTCAACTGTATTTAGACGCTTGAAACCACATTTTTCTGATGTATTGTAA
- a CDS encoding ABC transporter ATP-binding protein: MSEYAIDIQNITKTYNMYKKPADRFKEALNPFKKSYHDIFYALKDVTMQIEKGEMIGFVGENGSGKSTILKIITGVLTPTSGSMKIDGKISALLELGSGFNPEYSGYENIFLNGMVLGFSREEMQERVDDVIQFADIGDHLYQPVKTYSSGMFVRLAFAVAINVDPDILIVDEALAVGDLEFQLKCMEKFTEIKNSGKTILFVSHDVNSIRRFCDRTFWLKNGEVVEYGDTMDVTTNYENFLKKKSIKTVDREKTIQNEETVPDIIEIEKATLLNQSLEPLEIVTQDEKVIVKLEYTVKNDTIKSPVCGIAIRTVDNHYVCGLNTLLDGVKIPWKKGKNVFYLEYGKMSLLTGEYYFDIAFFEEHATVPLVYKTKYLNMFISGRYAGEGIVILDHEWKDTIKDEI, from the coding sequence ATGTCAGAATATGCAATTGATATACAAAATATAACAAAAACATATAACATGTATAAAAAGCCGGCAGATCGCTTCAAAGAAGCCCTTAACCCATTCAAAAAATCGTATCATGATATCTTCTATGCTTTAAAAGATGTGACGATGCAGATTGAAAAAGGCGAAATGATTGGGTTTGTTGGAGAAAATGGATCAGGCAAATCAACGATTTTAAAAATTATTACAGGTGTCTTAACGCCAACTTCTGGCTCTATGAAAATCGATGGAAAAATTTCGGCTTTATTAGAGCTGGGATCAGGTTTTAATCCAGAGTATTCTGGGTATGAAAACATTTTTCTTAATGGAATGGTTCTCGGTTTTTCTAGAGAAGAAATGCAAGAACGTGTCGACGATGTTATCCAGTTTGCAGATATCGGCGATCATTTGTATCAACCTGTTAAAACATATTCCAGCGGTATGTTTGTTCGTTTAGCTTTTGCAGTTGCGATTAATGTGGATCCTGATATTCTGATTGTTGATGAAGCTTTGGCTGTGGGGGATCTAGAATTTCAATTGAAATGCATGGAGAAATTTACTGAAATCAAGAATTCTGGTAAAACGATACTTTTTGTTTCTCACGATGTTAATTCAATACGTCGTTTTTGTGATCGTACATTTTGGTTGAAAAATGGTGAAGTTGTTGAGTACGGTGACACGATGGATGTAACAACAAATTACGAAAATTTCTTAAAGAAAAAATCAATTAAAACAGTTGATCGTGAAAAAACAATTCAAAATGAAGAGACAGTTCCAGATATTATAGAAATAGAAAAGGCAACATTATTGAATCAGTCATTAGAACCTTTGGAGATTGTTACGCAAGATGAAAAAGTGATTGTAAAACTAGAGTACACTGTTAAGAATGATACAATTAAATCTCCTGTGTGCGGCATAGCTATTCGGACTGTGGATAATCATTATGTGTGCGGATTGAATACATTGTTAGATGGCGTCAAAATTCCTTGGAAAAAAGGAAAAAATGTTTTTTATCTAGAATATGGAAAAATGTCTCTTTTAACAGGCGAATATTATTTTGATATTGCGTTTTTTGAAGAACATGCCACAGTACCTTTGGTTTATAAAACAAAATACCTGAACATGTTTATTAGCGGACGCTATGCAGGTGAAGGCATTGTGATTTTAGATCATGAATGGAAGGACACTATTAAAGATGAAATATGA
- a CDS encoding glycosyltransferase, with product MKYDFEMEVDESTSVGKIVAQIKENSRVLEFGPGNGRMTKYLMEEKNCYVAIVELDRELYDHVSEFSDDAFYGNIDEDDWTKYFEGKTFDYIVFADVLEHLMDPKSALKKVKPFLSEDGQILITFPNIAHNSVLIDLFNNKLNWRETGLLDATHKSFFVQSGFEKLFEEIGLFIVKEDFTINEVGYNELESNYADLPVGIRAAFKARPFGEVYQYFYALSAEAVEHPIRTIPENSSYRKNIHFLYDCGEEEQREFDIQVNNVSGENKTFTIDVPENIELLKIFPSLTGAVVDIELTVDGKEISPSATNAVYKKETQYFFSDKQVPVMEINDRDIVGKTMTISIDYKYEGNFSDIVHGLIDYVITKQEENNQLKNTELMVSEKTMTKYKKVSISKFDSLISLNIDDIVRHVEEKKTVIRGWAYSKEDKLPIDFKVFAELTVEYSVTKEYRRDVIDMFELKGDQEYGFVIEVNDAEDQPNYILNISANNGRKLQYRLEKPNMVQPGNKIQRAMRSMQTRGLMGSVKWYFKRQEQQETPVDPSAILEEIKTFTFQPKISVAVPVYNVEEKWLDACVSSLQNQYYENWELCLADDASPSDYIKPLLKKYADADDRIKVIYREENGHISEATNSALTIATGDYIGFMDNDDELAPQALYEVVKALNEDQTIDFIYTDEDKITESGKRFNAFYKSKWNSELILNHNYITHFVVVKRSLLEKTGGLKTEFNGAQDYDFVLRATENAENIAHIPGMMYHWRAIESSTALNPESKGYAYVAGQRAVQAAMDRRNIKASVEIAEFYGSYKINYIYDTVPKVSIIITNDTADINDYLKKLLEKTIYENYDIVLPKQFKDKVHSTSNKLVYSDGQTRDELVQSSTGEYTVLLDAGLVPTKSNWLVEMMNMVQQPTAGIVTGRVVDDRYRIENVGMSIDTEKKRLIYPEQGTPGKSLGYYYRIALPRNVQAVSETCMIFRKADYLEVSGVTEELGKDVMGVDLSLKFTKQLDKKIIYCSYAIFKAEEKIQNLDKKGNFKLLTDKWSDQDLMDSYRNPKHQ from the coding sequence ATGAAATATGATTTTGAAATGGAAGTTGATGAGAGTACCAGCGTTGGTAAAATCGTTGCCCAAATTAAAGAGAATAGTCGAGTTTTGGAGTTCGGACCTGGAAATGGTCGGATGACAAAGTATTTGATGGAAGAAAAAAATTGTTACGTTGCAATTGTCGAGTTGGACCGAGAGCTGTACGATCATGTCAGTGAGTTTTCTGACGATGCTTTTTACGGTAATATCGATGAAGATGATTGGACGAAGTATTTTGAAGGAAAAACCTTTGATTATATTGTTTTTGCCGATGTGTTGGAACACTTGATGGACCCTAAAAGTGCTTTAAAAAAAGTGAAACCATTTTTAAGTGAAGACGGACAAATCTTAATCACTTTTCCTAATATTGCTCATAATTCCGTTTTGATTGATTTATTTAATAATAAATTAAATTGGCGTGAAACAGGTCTGCTAGATGCAACCCATAAGTCTTTTTTTGTTCAAAGTGGTTTTGAAAAACTATTTGAAGAAATCGGCTTATTTATTGTAAAAGAAGATTTTACAATAAACGAGGTTGGTTATAATGAACTGGAATCAAATTATGCAGACTTGCCGGTGGGAATTCGCGCTGCTTTTAAAGCACGTCCATTTGGGGAAGTCTATCAGTATTTTTATGCACTTTCCGCTGAAGCTGTTGAACATCCCATCCGCACCATACCTGAAAATTCAAGTTATAGAAAGAATATTCATTTTTTGTATGATTGTGGCGAGGAAGAGCAAAGAGAGTTTGATATTCAAGTCAATAACGTGAGTGGTGAAAATAAAACATTTACAATTGATGTGCCAGAAAATATTGAATTATTGAAAATTTTTCCAAGTTTGACTGGTGCTGTAGTAGATATAGAATTGACTGTCGATGGGAAAGAGATTTCCCCAAGTGCAACAAATGCTGTGTATAAAAAAGAAACACAATATTTTTTCTCCGATAAACAAGTTCCGGTCATGGAAATAAACGATAGAGACATTGTCGGAAAAACGATGACAATCAGTATCGACTATAAATATGAAGGTAACTTTTCTGATATCGTCCATGGACTGATTGATTATGTAATAACAAAGCAAGAAGAAAATAATCAGTTGAAAAATACAGAATTAATGGTGAGTGAAAAAACAATGACGAAGTATAAAAAAGTATCAATCAGTAAATTTGATTCACTTATTTCACTTAATATTGATGATATCGTTCGTCATGTTGAAGAGAAAAAAACTGTGATCCGTGGTTGGGCTTATTCTAAAGAAGACAAGTTACCAATAGATTTTAAAGTCTTTGCTGAACTGACTGTTGAATATTCTGTAACAAAAGAATATCGCAGAGATGTTATCGATATGTTTGAGCTAAAAGGCGACCAAGAGTACGGTTTTGTAATAGAAGTGAATGATGCTGAAGATCAGCCAAACTATATATTAAATATTTCTGCTAACAATGGTAGAAAATTACAATATCGTTTAGAAAAACCAAACATGGTGCAGCCAGGCAATAAAATTCAACGAGCAATGCGTTCTATGCAGACACGAGGCTTAATGGGTTCTGTGAAGTGGTATTTCAAACGCCAAGAACAACAAGAAACACCTGTTGACCCATCAGCGATTTTGGAAGAAATCAAAACATTTACATTCCAACCTAAAATTTCTGTAGCTGTTCCAGTTTATAATGTAGAAGAAAAATGGTTAGATGCTTGTGTTTCATCGCTTCAAAATCAATATTATGAAAACTGGGAGTTATGTTTAGCTGATGATGCTTCACCAAGTGATTATATCAAGCCTCTATTAAAAAAATATGCAGATGCAGATGATCGCATTAAAGTCATTTATCGTGAGGAGAACGGTCACATTTCTGAAGCAACTAATTCTGCATTAACTATTGCTACAGGTGATTACATCGGATTTATGGATAATGATGATGAATTAGCTCCTCAAGCTTTGTATGAAGTTGTAAAAGCCTTAAATGAGGACCAAACAATTGATTTCATCTATACTGATGAAGATAAAATCACTGAAAGTGGCAAAAGATTCAATGCTTTTTACAAATCAAAATGGAATTCTGAGTTAATTTTAAATCATAATTACATTACACATTTTGTAGTAGTTAAACGTTCTTTACTAGAAAAAACGGGTGGCTTAAAAACAGAATTTAACGGTGCCCAAGATTATGATTTTGTTTTACGTGCAACTGAAAATGCAGAAAATATTGCTCACATTCCTGGCATGATGTATCATTGGCGCGCCATTGAATCATCAACTGCTTTGAATCCTGAAAGTAAAGGGTATGCTTATGTTGCGGGGCAACGTGCGGTGCAAGCGGCAATGGATCGCCGCAATATTAAAGCAAGCGTTGAAATCGCAGAGTTTTATGGATCATATAAAATTAATTATATTTACGATACAGTACCGAAAGTATCCATTATAATTACAAATGATACTGCTGATATTAACGATTATTTGAAAAAATTACTTGAAAAAACAATTTATGAAAATTATGATATTGTTTTACCAAAACAGTTTAAAGACAAAGTTCATTCAACTAGCAATAAGTTAGTTTATAGTGACGGCCAAACAAGAGATGAATTGGTTCAATCAAGTACCGGTGAGTACACAGTTCTTTTAGATGCTGGGTTAGTACCAACGAAAAGTAACTGGCTAGTTGAGATGATGAACATGGTTCAACAACCAACAGCAGGAATCGTGACCGGCAGAGTGGTGGATGATCGCTATCGTATCGAAAATGTTGGAATGTCTATTGATACAGAGAAAAAACGCCTAATTTATCCAGAACAAGGCACACCAGGCAAAAGCTTGGGATACTATTATCGTATCGCTTTACCAAGAAATGTCCAAGCAGTTTCTGAAACATGCATGATTTTCAGAAAAGCGGACTATCTTGAGGTTTCCGGTGTCACTGAAGAATTAGGTAAAGATGTGATGGGTGTAGATTTATCTTTGAAATTTACGAAACAGCTTGATAAAAAGATCATTTATTGTTCTTATGCAATCTTCAAAGCAGAGGAAAAAATTCAAAATCTTGATAAAAAAGGCAATTTTAAATTACTGACAGATAAATGGTCGGACCAAGATTTAATGGATAGTTATAGAAATCCAAAACATCAGTAA